In Bacillus pumilus, the sequence GCATGGCAAAGTGTGCATGGATAAAATCTGGTGACAGCTGATGACGCTGCATTGTGCGCAGAACAGAATCCGCTATTCGTTTACTCGGCTGTGCCCATTTCAGCTGTCCAGGTAACGCTGTATAGGGCGGCCTGTAAACCGTCACTCCGCACCGCACTTCCTGTTCGGGAATATCTTTTTTCTGCCGATAGGATGCCTTGAGCATCCGCAAGACGGGCGGATTCACTGGATTGGGACAAAGGACGGTCACTTCAATTCCTTGTTTGATCAGCTCCTGCACTTGTGTTTCGTGAAAGACACCCTCACTCGGATGTTTTTCACTAGGATATACACTTGTCAGCCATAGCACCTTCATGACGAACGACCTCTTCTCAATAATTTGCCTGCAATCTGTGGATACATTTTGACGAGCAGCAGGCCATACAAAGCAGCACTTAAACAAACAGTCAGTAATAATTGAAGCGAAATATCAGCTGACGTCAGCTTCATCCCTTGATGTAAAGCTACCGCACAGGCGGCCATCAATAGCGTCATGACAGCAGGCTTTCCGAGTGATTTCAAATACACCTTCATATCAAGCTGAATGACATAGGCCATCAGCCATCTGCCAACAATGAAATTCAGCAGGCTGACACCTGAGTAAATCCAAGCCACCGTCAACAGACTGCCTGTGCTGACTCCTGCATATAACGCACATCCATAAACGATGAGCATCCCCGTATCCCAATAAAAGGCCAAGTCCGCTCTCCCTTTTGCAAGGAGTATTGAACCGTTTGGATTCATGAGCACACGCAGTAGTCCGACTATGCACAAAATATTGAGAACCGGAACTGCCACTAGCCATTTCTCTCCAAACACAACTTCTATAAAGCTATCTGATACGGCAGCAAGGCCGATTAATAACGGAAAACTAATCAAGGCGAGCATATTCGTCATACTTAGGAAGCCCTCGCGCAGCATGGAGTGATCACGCTGACTTTTTGCAAAAACAGGGAAAGCCACCCTCGTCACAATCGGATTAATTTTCAGCACAGGAATCGTCACAATTTGATAAGCCAAGCTGTAAATACCTAACGCCTCCGCTCCAAGAAACCGGCCGATTAAAATCATGTCAATGTTCGATCCTGCCCGATTGACGAGCCTTGATGCCAGCTGGAAAGCGCCGAATGAGAAAAACTCTTTCACTTCTCCTATTGCAAAGACTGGTGCTGGACGCCACTTCTTCCAATAAGCCGCTGCATACAATAGACCTTTACTTGATTGCAGCAACACTTGAGAGATGACATAGGCAACAATCGGATTGATGAAAAAAGCTAAAGCGAATAAAACGAGCAGCGATATGATGGCCGCAATGGCTTCAATGGTACTTAATGTTTTAAAAGCTAAATCTTTTTGCATCATATATTGGTATTGCTGGCCAATTGGTGCAATGAGAAACATCATCGATAATAGCTTGAGCAGTCCTTCTAGCTCAGGACGGGCATAAAAGGCGGCAATCATTGGGCTTGCAAGGATAAGTAAACAAAACAAGACAAGACCTGTGAGTAAGTTGATCCAATATAATGTTGATAATTGACGTTCCGTTGTTTGTTCCTTTTGAATGATCGCTGCACCGATGCCTAGATCAAGTAAAATTTGCGTAAATATTGTGACAGTTGTGATCATGCCAACGAGCCCAAACTCTTTAAGTGACATCACGTTCCCTAGAAAGGCGAACTGTGCAATTTGGATGATGGTAATGATCAATGCGGACAAGCTTGTCCATTTTGCCCCGCCTAGCATGCGATTTTTCATACTTGCCATTTCTCTTCCCTACTTTACTTATCTGGCTCCGTCACCAGTCATGATGACTTTTAACGTTTTTACCATAATCTTCGTGTCAAGAGAAAATGTCAAGTTTTGAATATACTGTAAGTCATGTGATAACTTTTCACTTGGACTCATTTCATATCCTCCATTTACTTGAGCAAGGCCTGTCAGCCCCGGCTTCACCGCCAGCCTTTTTGTAAAGCCTGGAATCGTGCGGTTAAATTCTGCGGTAAACATTGGTCTTTCCGGCCGCGGACCTACGATACTCATTTCTCCTTTTAACACGTTGATAAATTGTGGCAGTTCATCAATTCTTGTTTTACGGATGAATGCCCCCACTTTGGTGATACGCGGGTCATTTTTTTGGGCCCATTTCGCTCCTCCGCTTTCTGCGTCGGTTCTCATCGATCTGAGCTTCCATAATTGAAAGTAAACACCGTCTTTCCCGACCCTTTCCTGCATATAAAAGGCTGGTCCCGGTGTTTCTAACTTAATCAAAAGGGCAAACAGCAAAATGATTGGCGTACTCAAAATCAATCCGATGAACGAGAACACTAAATCTATGACACGTTTTGCAAATAAATAAC encodes:
- the tuaB gene encoding teichuronic acid biosynthesis protein TuaB gives rise to the protein MASMKNRMLGGAKWTSLSALIITIIQIAQFAFLGNVMSLKEFGLVGMITTVTIFTQILLDLGIGAAIIQKEQTTERQLSTLYWINLLTGLVLFCLLILASPMIAAFYARPELEGLLKLLSMMFLIAPIGQQYQYMMQKDLAFKTLSTIEAIAAIISLLVLFALAFFINPIVAYVISQVLLQSSKGLLYAAAYWKKWRPAPVFAIGEVKEFFSFGAFQLASRLVNRAGSNIDMILIGRFLGAEALGIYSLAYQIVTIPVLKINPIVTRVAFPVFAKSQRDHSMLREGFLSMTNMLALISFPLLIGLAAVSDSFIEVVFGEKWLVAVPVLNILCIVGLLRVLMNPNGSILLAKGRADLAFYWDTGMLIVYGCALYAGVSTGSLLTVAWIYSGVSLLNFIVGRWLMAYVIQLDMKVYLKSLGKPAVMTLLMAACAVALHQGMKLTSADISLQLLLTVCLSAALYGLLLVKMYPQIAGKLLRRGRSS
- a CDS encoding sugar transferase, whose amino-acid sequence is MSAEKAMNLYREYEVRRNHSFALTEHMVRYLFAKRVIDLVFSFIGLILSTPIILLFALLIKLETPGPAFYMQERVGKDGVYFQLWKLRSMRTDAESGGAKWAQKNDPRITKVGAFIRKTRIDELPQFINVLKGEMSIVGPRPERPMFTAEFNRTIPGFTKRLAVKPGLTGLAQVNGGYEMSPSEKLSHDLQYIQNLTFSLDTKIMVKTLKVIMTGDGAR